Proteins co-encoded in one uncultured Draconibacterium sp. genomic window:
- a CDS encoding ABC transporter permease: protein MNLTNLKVSIRNARKNGVISFAKIFGLSISFAVILFAVSYVYYETSFDKSITDANCIYRCLVQGNYNNEALDYAVTSAAQGPSTVANIPEVSESLRIFNQGEADISVDKKNYLKGKLFYSDANFFKFWNIHLTSNIDEPLAANNYVVISESLAKKMFGSVNAALDKNITFRSNECTITGVFSDLLKNFHLKIDFLQSIEKEIKGNLSWGNQSYYTYIKTVSPNINIDDLNFKISKNVYTHFDQGVDAEKAQTFDELRYDENNYCFYTVEPLSDIHFSKHKFDSATTANKTYVYGAIILALLVLLISSINFINLSIANLSTRYKEVGIRKTIGALRAHIVSQFLNETLVFFIVLLVVAIGIFIAFSNSLSQYLGFDISLTTINFIKIIAVCSAFLLLFLLSINVIPIWMTSHNETLNLIKGKSNKRKQQWGSNTFVLIQFMLSVVIILSSVIMTKQINYIVTKDKGYTSENVMSINLWRLSEQRRESFMKQLETYPTIQSVSSSMRAIGYDIGMNGAYFENRNDESNYFHPSILPVDANFAKTFGMEMKEGRFFNTSLETDKNAAIINEAAAAEYKKEGLLIGKRLIADGDFEIIGIVKNFNFRSLHHAVEPLVITYSKNQGNVYLKISMENSAEVIATVQKLWNEFNINQEFDYKFIDDILAYNYAKDQQAKKLLMILSLISIVIACVGLYAVSFFTIIRKTKEIGVRKVNGATISEIMKMLNINFVKWVLLSFIIATPIAYYTMHKWLENFAYKTTLSWWIFALAGVLAMGIALLTVSWQSWRAATRNPVEALRYE from the coding sequence ATGAATTTAACAAACCTGAAAGTATCAATACGCAACGCCCGAAAAAATGGGGTGATTTCGTTTGCTAAAATATTTGGACTGAGCATTTCGTTTGCCGTTATTTTATTTGCGGTAAGCTATGTGTACTACGAAACCAGTTTCGATAAAAGCATTACCGATGCCAATTGTATTTATCGCTGCTTAGTACAGGGAAATTATAATAACGAAGCATTAGACTATGCCGTAACCAGTGCTGCACAAGGCCCTTCAACAGTTGCGAACATACCTGAAGTTTCAGAATCGCTGCGTATTTTCAATCAGGGAGAAGCTGATATCTCGGTCGATAAAAAAAATTACCTGAAAGGAAAGTTGTTTTATTCTGATGCTAACTTTTTTAAATTTTGGAACATTCATTTAACAAGTAATATAGACGAACCTTTGGCTGCAAACAATTACGTAGTGATATCCGAAAGTTTGGCTAAAAAAATGTTTGGCTCTGTAAACGCTGCTTTAGATAAAAATATCACATTCCGTAGTAATGAATGCACCATCACAGGCGTATTTTCCGATTTACTAAAGAATTTTCATCTCAAAATCGATTTTCTTCAGTCTATAGAAAAAGAAATTAAAGGCAATCTAAGTTGGGGAAACCAAAGTTATTACACGTACATAAAAACGGTTTCGCCAAATATTAACATTGATGATTTGAATTTCAAAATTAGCAAGAATGTTTATACTCATTTTGATCAAGGAGTTGATGCAGAAAAGGCTCAAACATTTGACGAGCTAAGATATGACGAAAACAACTATTGTTTTTATACGGTTGAACCGTTAAGTGACATCCATTTCAGCAAACATAAATTCGACTCGGCAACAACAGCCAATAAAACGTACGTTTATGGTGCAATAATCCTGGCGCTTTTGGTACTTCTAATTTCGTCAATTAATTTCATCAATCTGTCCATTGCCAATCTTTCAACACGTTACAAAGAAGTGGGCATTCGTAAAACAATCGGGGCTTTGAGAGCGCATATTGTAAGCCAATTCTTAAACGAAACCCTTGTTTTCTTTATCGTTTTGCTCGTTGTTGCCATCGGGATTTTCATTGCATTTAGCAATTCGTTATCGCAGTATTTAGGGTTTGACATCAGTTTAACAACTATAAATTTCATTAAAATTATTGCTGTTTGCTCGGCATTCTTGCTGCTGTTCTTGCTCAGTATTAACGTTATTCCAATTTGGATGACCTCCCACAACGAAACGCTTAACCTGATAAAAGGAAAAAGCAACAAGCGCAAACAACAATGGGGCAGTAACACATTTGTACTCATCCAATTTATGTTGTCGGTGGTGATTATCCTGTCCTCGGTAATTATGACCAAACAAATTAATTATATAGTTACCAAAGACAAGGGGTACACTTCTGAAAATGTAATGTCAATTAATCTTTGGCGTTTGTCGGAACAACGGCGCGAAAGTTTTATGAAACAGTTGGAAACCTATCCGACGATTCAATCGGTAAGTAGTTCAATGCGTGCCATTGGGTATGACATCGGAATGAACGGTGCCTATTTTGAAAACAGAAACGATGAATCGAATTATTTTCATCCAAGTATTCTTCCCGTGGATGCCAATTTTGCCAAAACCTTTGGAATGGAAATGAAGGAAGGCCGTTTTTTCAACACGTCTCTTGAAACAGATAAAAATGCGGCCATTATTAACGAAGCAGCCGCTGCCGAATATAAAAAAGAAGGTTTGCTTATTGGGAAAAGACTGATTGCCGATGGCGACTTTGAAATAATCGGAATTGTGAAAAATTTTAATTTCCGTTCATTGCATCACGCCGTTGAACCATTGGTAATAACCTATTCAAAAAATCAGGGTAATGTTTATTTGAAAATCTCGATGGAAAATTCGGCTGAGGTTATTGCTACCGTTCAAAAGCTATGGAACGAATTCAATATCAATCAGGAATTTGATTATAAATTTATTGATGATATTTTGGCTTACAACTATGCCAAAGACCAACAAGCTAAGAAACTACTGATGATTCTCTCTCTAATTTCAATTGTCATTGCTTGTGTGGGATTGTATGCTGTAAGTTTCTTCACCATCATTCGGAAAACAAAAGAAATCGGCGTAAGAAAAGTGAACGGTGCCACTATTTCAGAGATAATGAAAATGCTAAATATCAACTTTGTAAAATGGGTTTTACTATCGTTCATCATTGCTACACCAATTGCATATTACACAATGCACAAATGGCTCGAAAACTTTGCCTACAAAACCACTTTAAGTTGGTGGATATTTGCCTTAGCAGGTGTATTAGCGATGGGAATTGCTTTGTTAACTGTTAGCTGGCAAAGCTGGAGGGCGGCTACGAGGAATCCGGTGGAGGCGTTGAGGTATGAATAA